AAGTAAATATCCTCAATAAGGAAATATTTGAAGAAGCCCATAAGCGTAAAGTTGCGCCGGCAGAAACCGCAACGGAACAGCTTATTGACCTCAGCCATACGATCGAAAATGGCCTTGTCACCTACAAAGGGCTGCCCGCCCCGATTATCTGCGATTACCTATCCAGAGCCGACTCCAGGAGCTATTACGATGAAGGTACCGAATTTCAGATCGGCAAAATAGAGATGGTCAGTAATACCGGTACCTATATTGACTGCCCTTTTCACCGCTATGAACATGGCAAGGATACCGCCGAAATGGACTTAAAGGCTTTTGTGGATCTGGACGCCGTTGTCATCAGGGTTCCCTACCGCAATGGACTGGCCATTACCGATGAGCAGCTCAAAAACAGGGAGATCAGAAACCGTGCGCTACTGATCCATACCGGATGGGATAGCCATTGGAATACCGAAGCCTATTATCAAAACCATCCTTACCTGACCGCAGCGGCAGCGACATACCTTGTGGAATGTGGTGTTAAACTGGTGGGCATTGATTCACACAATATCGATGATACCAGTGGACGATCACGTCCGGTGCATTCCGCTCTTCTGGGATCAGAAATTCTGATTGTCGAGCATTTGTGCCATCTGGACCTACTGCCTGATGACAACTTTACGTTTACGGCCGCTCCACCGAAGTTTAAAGGTGTGGGGACATTTCCTGTACGCGCATTTGCCAAGCTGAAAAAGGATGTGGCTGGATAGAAGCTTTACGATAAGAACGCCAAGCCATATACGTAAATTAAATACAAGAAAGAAAATGGGCCAATACTTTTGGATTGCAATACCTGCACAACTGTTTTTTCGGTATTGCGGCGAAACGATGGAAAAACATCATGCACACGCCTATATTGAAACGATAAACCGCGATTCAGGCAAGCGTAATTATGTGAAATATAGCAAGGAAAATCAGTCGGCATTTCTGGAAAGCTTTTCATCATCGGATTATTATGGATTTTTCCTATCGACTTATCCCTTTTCAGATCAGGAGGATATAACAAGCTCTGGTCTCTTCTACGATTCGCCTGTGGCCGAATATACAATCGCAGGAAGCGGCGGCTATGAAACTGATCAGACAAGAGAAATCATCCACCTGCGGCAGATCATGAAGCAAGCTGACAAATCCGCAAAAGCATTTTTTGCGGCCTTGCAGCGCAACCTCAAAAAGATCCCCGACCTACGCGATACCCTGGCAAGTGGAAATAAAAACCATCTTTACCTGCCGACACCAAAGCGTATCATTCCACAAAACGCGCATAGCCGGCTGATAGAAATACCTTGGGAAGAACACTGTCTCAGCAAAGACCTCGTCTACCGGCAAGAATGATTTATATCAGGTGGGGGCGTATTGATCGTATCGTTTAGCAAAATAGCCTGTCTTCGATCAGCTTCTAGCGATTTTCGGGGGGGAGTAAATTTTGGTCTAATAAGTAGGAAAAATGAATTTTCCTTATTCAAAATCAGGCCAGTCATCGGTACGGAACGGTGATACCGGTAAACCTTTGCTATTGAAAAGATTGGGTGTAGCGGTGTTGGTAAAACCAAAACGTACCGCCGTCGGTGCCTTTACCTGATCGGCAAAGACCAACAACCGCGATCCCTTTACTGTATGCTTGGCGGGATAAAATTTACGGTCCTCGCCGGCAATGTACAGATCAGTGATTTCTTTTCCACGGACAAGCAGCTTGCCGTCCAGGCCGGCAAAGGAAAGGATAATCTTGTCACCTTCGATTGTATAGTCCTGCAAGGTCGGTGATTTATAATCCACCAGGGGCCGTGCATAGACCTCGGCCAGTGCCAGATCCGCGAGCCGCGAGGCTACTGCTTTTTTTCTTGTCGGATGGATATTCTTTAGGTCATCGACAAGATCAGTGGTGACCACCATCCCCGACCGCGGCAGTTTTCGGGCGGTCCTTGCCTGCTGTTCACGGAGCAATGCCGCATTAGGCTTTTTATATTGCGTGTAAACAAAGGGGGCAATCTGCACGAAATAAAATGGAAACTGGTAGCCCCAGGCCTCCCGCCAGGCACCCACCATGGTCTGAATCAGTTGATCATATCCCCCATAGGCTATCGTGTTATCCTCGCCCTGATACCAGAGGGAACCGGCTATCGTATAGCCCGCAAATGGCGCCAGCATACCGTTCCAGAGTACCCCCGGCTGATGGGGTTTGCGGGGCGCCAGCTTCTGTAGTGCCGCATAATGCGTGAGTTGCTCGTTAGCTAAGATCTTCTCCTTTGGTGTCCAGAATTCTGCGGCTGTGCCACCCCAGCTGGCATTGATGATCCCCACCGGGACATCGAGTTCG
The window above is part of the Sphingobacterium sp. ML3W genome. Proteins encoded here:
- a CDS encoding cyclase family protein; the protein is MDKRVKFDFEVYFTNGGSLKGEDFRLDINGDTISDTELADYIIQDLRLLMAGKVNILNKEIFEEAHKRKVAPAETATEQLIDLSHTIENGLVTYKGLPAPIICDYLSRADSRSYYDEGTEFQIGKIEMVSNTGTYIDCPFHRYEHGKDTAEMDLKAFVDLDAVVIRVPYRNGLAITDEQLKNREIRNRALLIHTGWDSHWNTEAYYQNHPYLTAAAATYLVECGVKLVGIDSHNIDDTSGRSRPVHSALLGSEILIVEHLCHLDLLPDDNFTFTAAPPKFKGVGTFPVRAFAKLKKDVAG
- a CDS encoding sialate O-acetylesterase, with translation MKKKVGFIIACCLILCQAYAQNLRLPAFFSDHMVLQRQSMVNIWGWAKAGQQVKLISSWSKDTLSVVVSGDATWRTQLETPKAGGPHSIKLVTPQQELELKDIMIGEVWLCSGQSNMQWSGANKLQEILDILPGSSNPNIRLLQVSNIAAQTPQYNIFDSWQTSRPETVRDFSAIGYFFAEKLSRELDVPVGIINASWGGTAAEFWTPKEKILANEQLTHYAALQKLAPRKPHQPGVLWNGMLAPFAGYTIAGSLWYQGEDNTIAYGGYDQLIQTMVGAWREAWGYQFPFYFVQIAPFVYTQYKKPNAALLREQQARTARKLPRSGMVVTTDLVDDLKNIHPTRKKAVASRLADLALAEVYARPLVDYKSPTLQDYTIEGDKIILSFAGLDGKLLVRGKEITDLYIAGEDRKFYPAKHTVKGSRLLVFADQVKAPTAVRFGFTNTATPNLFNSKGLPVSPFRTDDWPDFE